CCGGCGGCAACGGGCTCATCACGGTGATCGTCGACTCGTCGGTCTCGCCGGAAGTCCTCCGTTACGCCTCCAGCGGTGAAATCGCGGTGGCCGAGTTGCCGGGGGCCCGCTGACGTGGCGCTCATCGTGCTGGCCGCCGACAAGGGCGCGCCCGGCGTGACCACCGCGGCCACGGCCCTGGCCGCGGTGTGGCCGCGGCCCGTCCTGCTCGCCGAATGCGATCCCGCGGGCGGCGACATCGCCTACCGGCTTCCATCCGCCGACGGCGGCGTGCTCAATCCCGGAAAGGGCCTGCTCACCCTGGCCGCGACGGCACGCCGCGGGCTCGAGCACGCGCAGATCCACCCCCACACGCAGAAGATCATCGGCGGTCTCGACGTGCTCGCAGGGCTGACCCACGGTGAGCAGGCGGCCGGGCTCACCTGGCTGTGGGGTCCACTCGGGCGCTCACTCGCCGCGATCCCGAACGCCGACGTGATCGCCGACTGCGGGCGCCTGGGTGCCCAGCCCCAAACGGCCGATCTGCTGGCGGAGGCCGACAAGGTGGTGCTGCTCACCCGGGCGACCCTCGACCAGGTCGCTCACCTGCGCGAGCGCCTGTCGATCACCAAGGCGCACGGCGTGGTCGTGATCGCCGACCCGCGCAGCTACCGCTCCTCGATCGACGACGTGCGCCGCATCGTCGGACCGAGCGTGGGCTTCGTGCACGGGCTCGCCTACGACCCGAAGGGCGCCGAGTTGCTGCGTGGACAATGGGGCGGCCGCCTCGATCGCTCGCTGCTGATCCGTACGGCACGCGACCTCGCGGCGCGGTTGGTGAGCGAACCATGATCGACCACGCTCTCGTCAAGCGATTCCGCCAGGAGGTCGGCGACCGCCTGGCCCATCAGCGCCGGCTCGACCAGGCCAACGGCCTGGCCGCGATGACCGGCGAGGACGAGAGACAGTTCGCCAGGGCGCTGATCTCGCAGGTCCTCGAGGAACACGCGCGTAGCGAGATCGGCCTGGGCCGTACCCCGCCCACCGTCGAAGAGGAGGAGGCGCTCGCGGCGGGCATCCACGCCGCCCTGTTCGGCGTGGGCCGTCTCCAGCCGCTCCTTGACGATCCCGACGTCGAGAACATCGACATCAACGGCTGCGACAAGGTCTTCGTCAGCTACGCCGACGGCCAGGAGATCATGCACGATCCCGTCGCCGAGTCCGACGAGGAGCTCATCGAACTGATCCAGATCCTGGCCGCCTACTCCGGTCTGTCCAGCAGACCGTTCGACACCGCCAACCCGCAACTCGACCTCAGGCTGCCCGACGGGTCCCGGCTCAGCGCCGTCATGGACGTCACGCTGAGGCCCGCCGTGTCGATCCGCCGGTCGCGGCTCGGCAAGGTGTTCCTCTCCGACCTGGTGGGCAACGGCACACTGAGCCCGGAGATCGGCCGTTTCCTCACGGCCGCCGTGGTCGCGCGCAAGAACATCATGATCGCGGGGTCGACCAACGCCGGTAAGACCACCCTGCTGCGCGCCCTGGCCAACGAGATCCCGCCCGGCGAGCGGCTGATCACCGTCGAGCGCGCCCTGGAACTCGGTCTCGACCAGTTCCCCGAGCTGCACCCCAACGTCGTGGCCTTCGAGCAGCGCCTGCCCAACTCCGAGGGTCAGGGTGAGATCACCATGGCCGAGCTCGTCCGCAGATC
The Nonomuraea muscovyensis genome window above contains:
- a CDS encoding CpaF family protein — its product is MIDHALVKRFRQEVGDRLAHQRRLDQANGLAAMTGEDERQFARALISQVLEEHARSEIGLGRTPPTVEEEEALAAGIHAALFGVGRLQPLLDDPDVENIDINGCDKVFVSYADGQEIMHDPVAESDEELIELIQILAAYSGLSSRPFDTANPQLDLRLPDGSRLSAVMDVTLRPAVSIRRSRLGKVFLSDLVGNGTLSPEIGRFLTAAVVARKNIMIAGSTNAGKTTLLRALANEIPPGERLITVERALELGLDQFPELHPNVVAFEQRLPNSEGQGEITMAELVRRSLRMNPSRVIVGEVLGDEIVTMLNAMTQGNDGSLSTIHANSSMEVFNRIATYALQAGERLPIDATHMLIAGAIDFVVFVEKRNDYHRGGTLRRYVSSIREVNGCDGRVLSSEVFVPGPDGAAVPHAPVSCLPELVAHGYTPGGW